Below is a genomic region from Ancylomarina subtilis.
ATAAAATTTTGCATTTTATTAGCACCTCCATAGTACATCTCACCCAATGCCGCAGCGTTAGCGTCGTTGGTTATAATAACAGGCAATGGAAAATAATCTTTCAACAATTGAGTCAAAGGCAATTGCTTATCCCAGGCTAAATTGACAGCATGCTCAATACAGCCGGTTTTAAAATTTGCATTGGGAGCACCAACGCCAATCCCTATCATTTTGTATTGGGATGAGAAAGATTTAAAATTGAGTTGAATATGATTGGATAATTCGCGAACAAAATTCTCGAAAATTGGATAATTAGGTGTGTAAAACGACGCATGAAAAATACAAACACCCGCTTCAGTAACGAAACCATAAACGGTATTTGTACCTCCTATATCGATGCCTACCCCGAGATTTTGCATGATTCTATTCTTCTGTTCCCATCTAATTTAGAATAAAAGCATGAGACGAACAAAGAATCATATTAACAATTCGTGATAACAATGAGTAATTAGCAATAGCTAATTGTTCATTGATAATTACTAATCATCAGTCGTCACAACGTGTTCTTTCAATAAAGCTTTCAAAGGGTTAAAGACGCGTTGAAACAAGCGCTGATCTTCAGTAATAATCTCAGCAACACCTTCAATCTGTTGTGCAAATTTGAGTTCAATACCATAATTCGTCACAAGCCCGTTTGACAGCTCTACATCTAAGCTGTAATTATCACCATCAGGAACCTCAGATATAGAACGTATGACTCCCTGAAGCATCCCATATTCCGTGAAAGGGTAATTGTTGAGCTTAATATTCACTCGTTGTCCCAACTTCACCTTTCCGGAACGATTCATTCCCAAATCAACACGTACAACAATACGAGTTGAATCAGATGGCAAAACTGTAAAGACCTTTTCACCCTGCTTCACATTTTGATTGGCAGACCAAAAACGATTAAAACTAACAGCCCCATCAATTGGAGATTTAAGTAAATAATTCTGCTCCCAAATATCAATCTGGGCAATCAGATTATCGTAAGTATGCAGAATCTGATCCAGTAATTCCTTCCTTTTATTTTCTTTATCCAGATCCAAATCGATAATTGCCTGATCAACCTCATTTATCTGAATCTGGGTGGCTGATAGAGTCGAGCGTGAGCCATGAAAAGCATAGCTTTGTTGCAAGTAATTCTTTTCAGCTTTTTGGTATTCCGATTTTGAGATAACCCCACGTGTATAAAGCAATGAATCCCGTTTAAATTCCTTGGAAACAATTGCAAGTTCCTGCTCCAAAATAGTACGCTGCTTATATTGTCGATTGTAATACATCCGATAATTACTCCTTTTCTGGATCAGAGAAGCCTTCTTCTTTTCGTGATATTTCAAATCGACAAAACGCTTATAATCAGAGCAGGTTTTTAAATAAGAATTAAATGGCGCTTGCACTTCACCTAATCGATAATTCTGATTAATAAATGCCGTGGTTAACTGCTCACTCCCATCTAACTGAGGAATATCATGATGAAGTTGTTTGCGTAAAGCAAACACATCTTCAAAATTTGCAGGATTTTCGATAACAGCTAACAAATCGCCGGAATGAACTGACTGATTATCGCTCACTCTTAAGTCAACAATCTTTCCATTTACACGAGAAATCAGTTCTGCCGGGGGATTCTCGGTAGTTAAAACCAACTTAGATGCTATAATCTCTGGATAAGAGAAGAACCATGAACCAATTACCAAAATCAGCACCACTAAAAACACCAATCCAGACCCCACGCGCACAATCCACGATGGCATTTTACCAAGGATCTCTTGAACGGATTCCGAACGCAACTCTATGTTTGTATCTTTTTCCATAACACCTAATTAGTTTCCAAGTTCTAACTGATTCTTAACCAACTCATAATATCTTCCTTTCAACTTTGTCAAGTCATTATGGCTGCCATGTTCAACAATTTGACCTTTATCCATAACGATGATTTTGTCCGCATTACGAACAGTGCTTAAGCGATGCGCAACAACCACAACGGTACGCCCTTGATTGAACTCATCCAAATTTTCCATAATGGCTCTTTCATTGTTGGCATCCAAAGCATTAGTCGCTTCATCAAAAAATAAGAATTCCGGATTTTTATACACAGCACGAGCAATTAATATACGTTGCTTTTGTCCCTGACTCAAGCCATGACCATTAGCACCAATCTTCGTATTATAGCGCAAAGGTAAACTGTCAATAAATTCATGTATACAAGCTACCTGAACGGCATAAAGCAATCTTTTTTTATCAATAACCTCATCACCTACAGCAATATTTTTGGCAATGGTATCTGAGAAAATGAAACCATCCTGCATCACGACCCCGCAATTCTGACGCCACATAGCCGAACTGTAATTTTGAATAGAAACACCACCCAAATTGATTTTCCCTTTGGTTGCAGGGTAAAAACCAAGCATGAGCTTTATCAAAGTTGTCTTTCCACTACCAGACGCACCCACAATAGCCGTGGTTTTTCCTTTTGACACATGTAAATCAACCTCATTCAGCACCATCTCAGAATGCGGTCCCTCGTATTGGAAGCTAACCTTATCGATATGTATGGATTTATCTTCAGGTAATTCAATTAACTTTTCATCTTTATCAACTTCCTCATCCTCCATTTCGTGAATTTCGCCCAAACGCTCAAGTGAGATTTTGGCATCTTGCCAGGAATGAATAAACTGAACCAAATTATCGATAGGCGAATTCAACTGACCAAGAATGTATTGAACCGCCAGCATCATACCCAAGGTCATACTCCCATTAACAACAGCTTGCGCAGCTAAAAAGGTGATAACAATATTTTTTGTTTCATTAAAAAACACCGAACCGGACACCTGATATTGATTCAAAGCCAGACCTTTGGTTCTTACCTGAAAGAGTTCTGCCTGAATATTTTCCCACTCCCATCGCTTTTGCTTTTCACAGTTATTCAATTTGATTTCCTGCATACCTGTAATCAGCTGAACAAGCGAATTCTGATTGCTGGATAGTTGAGCAAAACGCTTGCCATCCAACTCCCGACGCTTTTTAAGAAAAAGGTTAATCCAAATGATGTAAAGACTCGATCCCAAAAGGAAAACAAGGAATATGGTCGTGTTGTAGATGGCCAATACCACCCCGAAAATCAAGAGATTCACCATAGAGAACAGAATGTTCAGTGTGGATGATGTCAGGAAATTTTCAATTCGGGTATGATCCTGTATACGTTGCAAAAGATCGCCAATCATCTTGATATCGAAAAAACCAATAGGCAACTTCATCAACTTGATTAAGAAATCGGATATCAAGGAAATATTAATACGGGTTGAGATGTGTAAAAGAATCCAGGAACGAATAAACTCAACTGATATGCGAGAAATAAAGAGTACCATCTGTGCTATCAGAACCAAATAGATAAAACTCAGATTCTGAGTATTGATACCGATATCCACCACCGATTGGGTAAGGAATGGAAAAATAAGCTGCAACATACTTCCGAAAAGCATGCCCAAAAACAATTGAAATAGAAATTTTTTATACGGTTTCAAATAACGAAAAAGAAAACTGATACTCTTTTTCTTGCTCCCACTCTCATCCTTTGCCTTATAAAAATCAGGCGTTGGTTCCAAAAGCAAACACAGGCCTTTCAAGTCGCCATCCACCTTGGTTGATCCCCATGCCTTTATAAATTCCTCCATGCTGAATTTGAGTAATCCGGAAGCCGGGTCAGATACATGAACAATGGTTTTATTCTTCTTTTTCTCGATTTTATGAACCACCACAAAATGAGCTTGGTTCCAATGGCAAATAGCGGGTAGTGTCGCTTGATCGGCCAACTGCTCAAAAGTAATTCGCACGCCCATGCTACGAAAACCAATGCTCTCAGCCGCATCCGCAATACCCATCATCGACACACCCTCGCGGGTAATGTAGGATTTATCTCGCAGCGACTGCAAACTATACGTTTTACCATAAAACTTCGATATCATGCGCAGACAGG
It encodes:
- a CDS encoding HlyD family secretion protein; this encodes MEKDTNIELRSESVQEILGKMPSWIVRVGSGLVFLVVLILVIGSWFFSYPEIIASKLVLTTENPPAELISRVNGKIVDLRVSDNQSVHSGDLLAVIENPANFEDVFALRKQLHHDIPQLDGSEQLTTAFINQNYRLGEVQAPFNSYLKTCSDYKRFVDLKYHEKKKASLIQKRSNYRMYYNRQYKQRTILEQELAIVSKEFKRDSLLYTRGVISKSEYQKAEKNYLQQSYAFHGSRSTLSATQIQINEVDQAIIDLDLDKENKRKELLDQILHTYDNLIAQIDIWEQNYLLKSPIDGAVSFNRFWSANQNVKQGEKVFTVLPSDSTRIVVRVDLGMNRSGKVKLGQRVNIKLNNYPFTEYGMLQGVIRSISEVPDGDNYSLDVELSNGLVTNYGIELKFAQQIEGVAEIITEDQRLFQRVFNPLKALLKEHVVTTDD
- a CDS encoding peptidase domain-containing ABC transporter, which codes for MKKKFPHFRQLDAMDCGPTCLRMISKFYGKTYSLQSLRDKSYITREGVSMMGIADAAESIGFRSMGVRITFEQLADQATLPAICHWNQAHFVVVHKIEKKKNKTIVHVSDPASGLLKFSMEEFIKAWGSTKVDGDLKGLCLLLEPTPDFYKAKDESGSKKKSISFLFRYLKPYKKFLFQLFLGMLFGSMLQLIFPFLTQSVVDIGINTQNLSFIYLVLIAQMVLFISRISVEFIRSWILLHISTRINISLISDFLIKLMKLPIGFFDIKMIGDLLQRIQDHTRIENFLTSSTLNILFSMVNLLIFGVVLAIYNTTIFLVFLLGSSLYIIWINLFLKKRRELDGKRFAQLSSNQNSLVQLITGMQEIKLNNCEKQKRWEWENIQAELFQVRTKGLALNQYQVSGSVFFNETKNIVITFLAAQAVVNGSMTLGMMLAVQYILGQLNSPIDNLVQFIHSWQDAKISLERLGEIHEMEDEEVDKDEKLIELPEDKSIHIDKVSFQYEGPHSEMVLNEVDLHVSKGKTTAIVGASGSGKTTLIKLMLGFYPATKGKINLGGVSIQNYSSAMWRQNCGVVMQDGFIFSDTIAKNIAVGDEVIDKKRLLYAVQVACIHEFIDSLPLRYNTKIGANGHGLSQGQKQRILIARAVYKNPEFLFFDEATNALDANNERAIMENLDEFNQGRTVVVVAHRLSTVRNADKIIVMDKGQIVEHGSHNDLTKLKGRYYELVKNQLELGN